A window of the Diabrotica undecimpunctata isolate CICGRU chromosome 1, icDiaUnde3, whole genome shotgun sequence genome harbors these coding sequences:
- the Bmcp gene encoding mitochondrial uncoupling protein Bmcp → MGQRDWRPFVYGGIASCVAEFGTFPIDTTKTRLQIQGQKCDKNHASLKYRGMVDCFLKIAKQEGFISLYSGIWPAVLRQATYGTIKFGTYYTLKRIIVNYNDGKESVTANVFCAVTAGAISSAIANPTDVLKVRMQVAGTHGSANIGLVDCFRDVYTHEGISGLWRGVNPTAQRAAVIAAIELPVYDFCKSHLMNLLGDKPINHFISSLIASLGSAIGSTPIDVVRTRLMNQRKLKRSGGQLPSHIYRGTLDCFVQTYKNEGFWAFYKGFVPTLFRMGPWNIIFFLTYEQLKHLY, encoded by the exons ATGGGACAAAGGGACTGGAGACCTTTTGTCTACGGGGGCATTGCATCGTGCGTCGCTGAGTTTg GTACCTTCCCCATTGATACAACCAAAACTAGATTGCAGATCCAAGGACAGAAGTGTGACAAAAACCATGCTAGTCTCAAATACAGGGGTATGGTCGATTGTTTTCTGAAGATAGCCAAGCAGGAGGGATTTATTTCACTATATTCTGG GATATGGCCAGCAGTTCTACGACAAGCCACTTACGGTACCATTAAATTCGGAACTTACTATACCTTGAAGAGGATCATAGTTAATTATAACGACGGGAAGGAAAGTGTCACGGCGAATGTTTTCTGTGCAGTAACAGCGGGAGCGATTTCGAGTGCCATTGCCAACCCCACGGATGTACTGAAGGTTCGCATGCAGGTGGCCGGTACGCACGGCAGTGCGAACATAGGATTGGTGGACTGTTTCAGGGACGTGTATACTCATGAAGGAATCTCAGGATTGTGGAGG GGCGTTAATCCGACAGCACAGAGAGCAGCTGTGATAGCGGCGATTGAATTGCCAGTTTACGATTTTTGTAAGAGTCATTTGATGAATCTTCTTGGTGATAAACCTATTAACCATTTTAT ATCTAGTCTTATTGCTAGTTTAGGAAGCGCTATTGGATCAACTCCCATTGATGTGGTTCGG aCCCGACTTATGAACCAAAGAAAACTGAAACGATCCGGTGGTCAGTTGCCTAGTCACATTTATCGAGGAACGTTGGATTGCTTCGTGCAGACCTACAAAAACGAAGGCTTTTGGGCGTTCTACAAAGGATTCGTGCCGACTCTGTTCCGCATGGGACCGTGGAATATCATTTTCTTCCTCACCTATGAACAGCTCAAACACCTGTACTAA